The DNA segment ATTGTTGACTCCCGTAAAATAATCATAAAGCGAGATTTCTCACCTGAATGCTCGTGGTCAGAGAATCATACCTGTAGTCCTTTAGGAGCAAGTCTTCCTTGTTGGTGCGTGCAACAAGCACGAGATCGACCTGACGCACGTATCGCGACATGTTTATCGTATCCACTATCGTTCCGTCTGTCAGCACATATCGAATCTGCAGATCGCTGATATTGTCAGAGTAAATGTCTGCCGCATTGGCGTGCTCCTGTCGCATCAAACGCGGATGAGTGCTGTCGGACCAGTTATCAATGAAGTACCTGAAAACATCAAATGTATATATCTCACTGCCGGTCGGGTACTTCTTCGACAGAGGCATAGTGTTATGCTGGATGTGGAATGCAGCCTCCTGCACATGTGTAATGACGAAAAACTCGCCCTCTTCCGCGAATGGGT comes from the Candidatus Zixiibacteriota bacterium genome and includes:
- a CDS encoding prepilin-type N-terminal cleavage/methylation domain-containing protein codes for the protein MIKKIRNNLGFTLMELMIASIIGIIATAAAVEIYIHQHKNWIIQEGVSDLQQNGRAGVDEIASKTRMAGYGIPFQGLEAIVSSGTPGTSIPDSITLVFLHEPMCTTTLSAPMPKPSAELKCQGDLGCFEDDQWAYIYDPFAEEGEFFVITHVQEAAFHIQHNTMPLSKKYPTGSEIYTFDVFRYFIDNWSDSTHPRLMRQEHANAADIYSDNISDLQIRYVLTDGTIVDTINMSRYVRQVDLVLVARTNKEDLLLKDYRYDSLTTSIQVRNLAL